A section of the Solitalea canadensis DSM 3403 genome encodes:
- a CDS encoding TlpA disulfide reductase family protein → MKTKGINVKMTIKKGLGVVMTMLMAAGSLYAQTGKQITVTGKVKFPDPTGKDKIYLGQYVGEGFNKAFKPMDSATLSADNTFKFKINTTNPDFYQIRVYYMDRIDIWADKDDLSISFRGIDTAKMKIKNPPHIHIEGSADNDVINHTNFALYRHYQGQILFYNQLYKAQKAKDSLWIESATRNTDSLSTDFTSRIRYLIKMYKDRPTVLYPLQMLNWKRDGALIMETLDALEKKYPNMPQVKKQKKEILDNMAQTKKIANGMPAPDFAYADLSGKKWGPKDFRGKYLIVDFWASWCGPCRQEIPHLKEVYKKYKEKGLDILAVSIDAKADQWKKALDEEKMTWPQVNAPQSKEVMSSYLFSGIPYLVVVDKDGKIIEKNLRGETLDKKLKELFGF, encoded by the coding sequence ATGAAAACCAAAGGAATAAACGTGAAAATGACAATTAAAAAAGGATTAGGCGTTGTAATGACAATGCTAATGGCAGCAGGGTCTCTGTATGCTCAGACTGGTAAGCAAATTACTGTAACCGGAAAGGTGAAGTTTCCAGACCCTACCGGAAAGGATAAAATCTATTTAGGGCAATATGTTGGAGAAGGATTCAACAAAGCCTTTAAACCAATGGATAGTGCAACATTATCTGCTGATAATACTTTTAAGTTTAAGATTAATACCACAAACCCTGATTTTTATCAAATCCGTGTGTATTATATGGACAGAATTGATATTTGGGCAGATAAAGACGACTTGTCAATTTCCTTTAGAGGAATTGATACCGCAAAAATGAAGATCAAGAATCCTCCACACATACATATTGAAGGATCAGCAGATAATGATGTGATCAATCACACCAATTTTGCACTTTATAGACATTATCAGGGACAAATATTGTTCTATAATCAATTGTACAAAGCTCAGAAGGCCAAAGATTCACTTTGGATAGAAAGTGCGACAAGAAATACGGATAGTCTTTCTACCGACTTTACTTCAAGAATCCGTTACCTGATTAAAATGTATAAAGACAGGCCTACTGTTTTATATCCACTTCAAATGCTGAACTGGAAACGTGATGGAGCGTTAATTATGGAAACACTGGATGCATTGGAGAAGAAATATCCAAACATGCCACAGGTTAAAAAACAAAAAAAGGAAATTTTGGACAACATGGCTCAAACCAAAAAAATTGCCAACGGTATGCCAGCACCTGATTTTGCTTACGCTGATTTGAGTGGTAAGAAATGGGGGCCTAAAGATTTCCGCGGTAAATACCTGATTGTCGATTTTTGGGCTTCATGGTGTGGTCCTTGTCGTCAGGAAATTCCTCACTTAAAAGAGGTGTATAAAAAATACAAAGAGAAAGGTCTCGACATACTTGCGGTATCAATTGATGCAAAGGCTGATCAATGGAAAAAAGCGTTAGATGAGGAAAAGATGACTTGGCCACAAGTTAATGCTCCTCAATCTAAGGAAGTAATGAGTTCTTATCTGTTTAGTGGTATTCCTTACTTAGTAGTAGTGGATAAAGATGGAAAAATCATCGAAAAGAACCTTAGAGGTGAAACACTTGATAAGAAACTTAAAGAGCTATTTGGATTTTAA
- a CDS encoding FecR family protein: MTENRNKVVQKDINQSKSNLNLPANAEEQQRLDEWFDSLNTNESTKPFVNEADKEMLKQHIFDNVLTRINEREQENSSTNVRKISWPWLRIAASVALISVIGWAAYKYVAKPDVKAIEYVAVTATNGKVMQVILPDSTSIWLQAGTTLKYPKRFSDTSREVYLEDGLAYFEVTHNESKPFIVHTPQIDTRVLGTSFVVKTYKQLEDVQVELLTGRVRVSHDKNVIGELTPNKRLTYHKASAKAEIEEFNTAASAGFVNGDIVMQRAGFDELFTTLHNVYGVNVKYDTAQFKACKFNLRFNTRLKVEEVLEIVNGIHTIKYEIKGNEVTVSTKGCNKE; the protein is encoded by the coding sequence ATGACTGAAAACCGAAATAAAGTGGTACAAAAGGATATTAATCAATCAAAGTCAAACCTGAACCTGCCGGCCAATGCCGAAGAGCAGCAGCGTCTTGATGAGTGGTTTGATTCATTAAATACCAATGAATCAACTAAGCCTTTTGTAAATGAAGCTGATAAAGAGATGCTAAAGCAGCACATTTTTGATAATGTGTTGACCAGAATCAATGAAAGAGAGCAGGAGAACAGCAGTACAAACGTTCGAAAAATAAGTTGGCCATGGTTAAGGATTGCTGCATCCGTTGCATTGATCTCTGTAATTGGTTGGGCCGCATATAAATATGTAGCTAAACCCGATGTAAAAGCAATAGAGTATGTTGCAGTAACTGCAACTAATGGAAAAGTAATGCAGGTGATTTTACCCGACAGCACTTCCATCTGGTTGCAGGCAGGAACCACGTTGAAATATCCGAAAAGATTCAGCGATACCAGCCGGGAAGTATACCTGGAAGATGGATTGGCATATTTTGAAGTTACTCATAATGAAAGTAAGCCATTCATAGTACATACTCCTCAGATTGACACGAGAGTGCTGGGAACCTCCTTCGTTGTCAAAACTTACAAACAGTTGGAGGATGTGCAAGTTGAGTTACTTACCGGCCGGGTACGTGTGAGTCATGATAAAAATGTAATCGGAGAACTTACTCCTAATAAAAGGCTAACCTATCATAAAGCTTCTGCAAAGGCTGAGATAGAAGAGTTTAATACAGCGGCTTCTGCCGGTTTTGTTAACGGAGATATTGTGATGCAACGAGCAGGATTTGATGAACTTTTTACCACACTTCATAATGTATATGGGGTAAACGTAAAATACGATACAGCCCAGTTCAAAGCATGCAAATTCAACCTTCGTTTTAACACCCGATTAAAGGTAGAAGAGGTACTGGAAATTGTAAATGGAATTCACACAATAAAGTATGAGATCAAAGGCAATGAGGTAACAGTAAGTACAAAAGGCTGTAATAAAGAATAA
- a CDS encoding RagB/SusD family nutrient uptake outer membrane protein: MNKLTLHKTLFAAVLSGLMLFTACDKQIDLAPESIITEKDALTYQKGSERLLANAYINLMKASKGDAYIIGDMTTKLSTGFSKNYENGTIDSRNSITGAMWSDNYATINLVNVIIDKLPVYATYDKAIQKQFIAEAKFIRAASYLNLIKLFGEGALEGKMENLGVPLRLSAFDGYDGSQNIPRSTNGQVYSQILKDLNEAIPELNATFTTNVDLHARATRASARALASRVSLYKRDYTATIDYSNEVLADASFSLESSLKSVFPIYNQGVKDVPFSKEVLFGFPFSWNKDVTQYKEHNIGYYFGYLKPDTTVFLKTYNADDMRRTEFFVDPTNKNRTLKFSSPGSVDNLMMIRLSEVLLNKAEAEANQNGVTTIAVDLLNQVYQRAFPDNKKPLPYTVSDFSSKQALIDRILQERRWELAFEGHDRYDFIRTGRQPNATLPANKYALPIPQREIDITNGLIKQNSGY; encoded by the coding sequence ATGAACAAGTTAACCCTTCATAAAACATTGTTTGCGGCAGTACTATCAGGTTTGATGTTATTTACCGCTTGTGATAAACAAATCGATCTTGCTCCTGAATCCATTATAACAGAAAAGGATGCGCTAACCTATCAGAAAGGATCGGAACGTTTATTGGCAAATGCTTATATCAATCTAATGAAAGCATCTAAAGGAGATGCCTACATCATAGGTGATATGACCACCAAATTATCAACCGGTTTTTCAAAGAATTATGAAAACGGAACTATTGATTCTCGTAATAGCATTACAGGAGCTATGTGGTCTGATAATTATGCTACCATTAATCTGGTGAATGTTATCATTGATAAATTACCTGTTTATGCAACTTATGACAAGGCTATACAAAAACAATTTATTGCTGAAGCCAAGTTTATAAGAGCTGCTTCTTATTTGAATCTTATCAAATTGTTTGGAGAAGGGGCTTTGGAAGGCAAAATGGAGAACTTAGGTGTTCCTTTACGATTATCTGCTTTTGATGGTTATGATGGTTCGCAAAATATTCCAAGATCAACTAATGGGCAGGTTTACAGCCAGATCCTAAAAGATCTCAACGAGGCAATTCCTGAGTTAAATGCAACATTTACCACTAATGTTGATTTACATGCACGTGCAACCAGAGCATCAGCCCGCGCATTGGCATCAAGAGTGAGTCTTTATAAAAGAGACTATACGGCAACCATAGATTATAGTAATGAGGTTTTAGCTGATGCGAGTTTTTCTTTGGAGAGTTCTCTGAAGTCTGTTTTTCCAATCTATAATCAAGGTGTTAAAGATGTTCCTTTTAGCAAAGAAGTGTTGTTCGGGTTTCCTTTCAGCTGGAATAAGGATGTAACACAATACAAAGAGCATAATATTGGCTATTACTTTGGTTATCTGAAGCCTGATACAACGGTTTTCTTAAAAACCTACAATGCAGATGATATGAGAAGAACAGAGTTTTTTGTTGATCCAACTAATAAAAACAGAACTCTTAAGTTCTCAAGTCCGGGTTCTGTAGATAATTTGATGATGATCCGCCTTTCAGAAGTTTTATTGAACAAGGCAGAAGCAGAAGCTAATCAAAATGGTGTAACAACAATTGCTGTTGATCTATTAAATCAGGTTTATCAGCGTGCTTTTCCTGATAATAAAAAACCACTACCATATACTGTTAGCGACTTTTCTTCAAAGCAAGCTTTGATCGACAGAATATTACAGGAACGTAGATGGGAACTGGCTTTTGAAGGTCATGATCGATACGATTTCATCCGTACCGGAAGACAGCCTAATGCAACATTACCTGCTAATAAATATGCATTGCCAATTCCACAGCGTGAGATCGATATCACTAATGGATTGATCAAGCAAAATTCAGGCTATTAA
- a CDS encoding SRPBCC family protein, producing the protein MKKILFSALILSLVVIASPKHAHAQMGAAQTIQWDITKVAVVKADQDGAWSLLSNLREIKMYTKGYISDVEIKGSELPFDRIITFADGTKRTEQIDQVDQRYKFMAYQFKENSLPAGITQVNIAVFTKAVDDKAEVKWVVRVDGKGDAKKALVAQLTAEIDKYAEGMTNLFKNSIPAMQMN; encoded by the coding sequence ATGAAAAAAATACTATTTTCTGCACTTATACTTTCACTAGTGGTTATTGCTTCTCCTAAACATGCACATGCACAAATGGGAGCAGCTCAAACGATTCAGTGGGATATTACAAAAGTAGCAGTCGTAAAAGCTGATCAGGACGGCGCCTGGAGCTTGCTTTCTAATTTAAGGGAGATCAAAATGTATACAAAGGGATATATCAGCGATGTTGAAATAAAAGGTTCAGAGTTGCCATTTGATCGAATAATTACTTTTGCAGACGGCACTAAGAGAACAGAACAAATTGATCAGGTGGATCAACGATATAAGTTTATGGCTTATCAATTTAAAGAAAACTCATTGCCGGCAGGAATCACCCAAGTTAATATTGCAGTTTTTACCAAAGCTGTTGATGATAAAGCTGAAGTAAAGTGGGTAGTGAGAGTTGATGGAAAAGGTGATGCTAAAAAAGCATTAGTGGCTCAACTAACAGCAGAGATTGACAAATATGCAGAAGGGATGACCAATTTATTTAAGAATTCAATTCCCGCAATGCAAATGAATTAA
- a CDS encoding thioredoxin family protein — MKKSFLITLIIIGGIVTAYAQDAAPKIYNPAADAKADVKAAVSKAEKEGKHVMLQIGGNWCGWCLRFNKMVTEDKQLDSTLNANYVIYHLNYSKENKNEAVLAGLGYPQRFGFPVFVILDGKGNRLHTQNSAYLEQDKSYSKEKVMEFFKQWSPKALDPKSYTGK, encoded by the coding sequence ATGAAGAAAAGTTTTTTAATTACGTTAATCATTATCGGCGGTATTGTTACAGCATATGCGCAAGATGCTGCTCCTAAAATCTATAACCCGGCTGCAGATGCCAAAGCCGACGTGAAAGCTGCTGTATCTAAAGCTGAAAAGGAAGGTAAGCATGTAATGCTACAAATTGGAGGTAATTGGTGTGGTTGGTGTCTTCGTTTTAATAAAATGGTTACAGAAGATAAGCAGCTTGATTCTACACTAAATGCAAATTACGTGATCTATCATCTCAACTATAGTAAAGAAAATAAAAACGAAGCGGTATTAGCTGGCTTAGGTTATCCACAACGATTTGGATTTCCGGTATTTGTAATTTTAGACGGAAAAGGAAATAGGCTTCACACGCAGAATAGCGCTTATCTCGAACAGGATAAAAGTTACAGCAAAGAAAAAGTTATGGAGTTCTTTAAACAATGGAGTCCGAAGGCATTAGATCCTAAGTCTTATACTGGAAAATAA
- a CDS encoding GNAT family N-acetyltransferase: MDNLTKYKAFCDVEDTLPIYSTYWWLDAVCGTNNWNVLIIERDNKIIASWPIYIKKKLGFRMITSPLLTPILGIWLKDLPNISLTNKISHEIEICNELIDMLPKHDFFFQRFGYQFTNWLPFYWHHYKQQTHYSYVINNIKDYEHVLKGYPQEKRRKIRRAAELLSIKYDLSAHQFYEFHTKILQQIGKTISYPFAIFERLYNALYKHNAGRVIYAVDKDGNIHAALFIAWDKMSAYGILSAIDRNFGSVGGASLLAFEAIKMASSFVDTFDFEGSMIPKVEEVNRRSGGIQTPFFEISKTPSKILSLGLFLFKNLYLKRKGFFQ; encoded by the coding sequence ATGGATAATTTAACTAAATACAAAGCTTTCTGTGATGTAGAAGACACCTTACCAATATATTCAACTTACTGGTGGCTCGACGCAGTATGCGGCACAAACAATTGGAACGTATTAATTATTGAACGCGATAATAAAATTATTGCGTCATGGCCAATTTACATCAAAAAGAAATTGGGTTTTAGAATGATTACTTCACCCCTACTAACACCCATTTTAGGTATATGGCTGAAAGATCTTCCTAATATTTCTCTTACAAACAAAATTAGCCACGAAATTGAAATCTGTAATGAGCTTATCGATATGCTACCAAAACATGATTTCTTTTTTCAGCGATTTGGCTATCAATTCACCAATTGGCTGCCCTTTTATTGGCATCATTATAAACAACAGACGCATTATTCTTATGTTATCAATAACATAAAAGACTATGAACATGTTTTAAAAGGTTACCCTCAAGAAAAAAGAAGAAAAATCAGACGGGCAGCAGAGCTGCTTTCCATTAAATATGATTTATCGGCACATCAGTTTTATGAGTTCCATACTAAAATACTCCAACAAATAGGAAAAACCATTTCATATCCATTTGCTATTTTTGAAAGATTATATAATGCTTTATATAAGCATAATGCTGGAAGAGTTATTTATGCAGTAGATAAAGATGGTAATATACATGCTGCACTTTTTATTGCCTGGGATAAAATGAGTGCCTATGGAATTTTAAGCGCAATTGATAGAAATTTTGGAAGTGTTGGAGGAGCGAGTCTATTAGCATTTGAGGCCATAAAAATGGCATCTTCATTTGTCGACACCTTTGACTTTGAAGGAAGTATGATTCCAAAGGTTGAAGAAGTAAATCGACGCTCAGGAGGAATTCAGACTCCTTTCTTTGAAATTAGTAAAACACCTTCAAAGATTTTAAGTTTAGGATTATTTCTATTTAAAAACCTATATCTGAAACGGAAAGGTTTTTTTCAATAA
- a CDS encoding TonB-dependent receptor, translating into MKKTFTKLIWETMRLSVIVVSIVMMTFGVLKAEKSWGQMLKDRKVSINIESGSLESAIRRIETTSKIGFAYDYDLLKNIKVAPHRFFNESLDQILDALLSSNGLTFSVKNNTILIVKAPKENNKVTGFIKGRVVENSSDGTPIPGVTVRIDGSSMASSTDADGNYKLSLSPGKYRLVFSFVGFDTRVVDNVVVEDGKVREINISMKPSIAYLQEAVVVGYGVQEKRNLTGAIGTYKPLEEVGKVPMTIDNALIGKIAGVQVAPSSGIPGSASAIIIRGVSTLNKNGNTPLVVVDGVPVYSIDRNNNTTDFSGAKAPQFTFGGTGVNENYKNGAESSFENNPLASINPDDIESIEVLKDAYATAIYGSRGAAGVILITTKKGKSGKMKVDFSLSSSVSDPVKTPSMMDGDQYAEFYTSYLKAKNPASTVVFPKGISTNWLDQVTRIALGTNAALAISGGSDNMIYSISGGFDNQQSYIVNNDFSRYQGRVNLEGNLSKSIKIGTNIGMSYVDNNALNTQRIYRNAVLRAPNTPIMDGQGKYVWRYGSNPQGVNEDTNPVAWANTGKNSRIDTRVLGNIYADIKFASWVTWHTDFGVDWIDGKAYSREADKISTREGMAVSTTNNNRRWVISNELRINKVLNYKHAFNATLGQSFESSVEGINSVVGEGFQSDDILSINAATTKKVTNSLDQKWALVSYFGRLNYQFNNRYLAGVTYRLDGSSKFGKNHRYVGFPSFSLGWIPSEETFMKDVNWIDQLKFRGSLGFTGNDGGTGYYGNQGTYKPSSYSATYGTLSPLEVTSPNNPNLEWETTTMIDVGMDLTLLRSRVTLGVDYYKKDTRNSIVSSPLPSFMGFSNQQQNLADLTNKGWELTVNSQNIQGKKFGWFTTFNISRNSNTINKLHAIDPEQNARDIELNGGRYWMPGASATSFYMYEWGGVNSETGNPAWIDKDGNKGDKPIPVAYTTNPNSQRKVLGDALPKFFGGLGNTFIYKGFELNAFLSFSYGNKLFNGAKASMMNYTEGTMTGINAVNLSTDMLAYWKNAGDQTEIPSLVNPSNNVGGFGSSTDYTQGRYTSRFLEDASYIKLRSLTLAYTLKKKWASNLYRVKVFVEGNNLFTITKYTGLDPEVSAFGSSALNTGYDELTLPPMRTFRLGLQVGL; encoded by the coding sequence ATGAAGAAAACGTTTACAAAGCTAATCTGGGAAACTATGAGGCTCAGTGTAATTGTAGTAAGCATTGTTATGATGACCTTCGGAGTGCTCAAAGCTGAAAAAAGCTGGGGCCAAATGCTGAAGGATCGAAAAGTAAGTATTAACATTGAAAGTGGATCTCTCGAATCTGCTATCAGGCGTATCGAAACTACGAGTAAGATCGGGTTTGCATACGATTACGATTTGTTAAAAAATATTAAAGTAGCGCCGCACCGCTTCTTTAATGAGTCATTAGATCAGATTTTAGATGCCCTTTTATCCTCAAACGGTTTAACTTTTTCAGTAAAGAACAATACCATTCTGATTGTCAAAGCACCGAAGGAAAATAATAAAGTAACAGGTTTTATTAAGGGCCGAGTTGTAGAAAATTCTTCAGATGGCACACCAATTCCTGGAGTAACCGTGCGTATTGATGGTTCTTCAATGGCTTCCTCAACAGATGCCGATGGTAACTATAAATTGAGTTTATCTCCTGGTAAGTATCGTTTAGTATTTTCATTTGTTGGTTTCGATACCCGTGTAGTTGATAATGTGGTAGTAGAAGATGGCAAAGTTCGCGAGATAAACATCAGTATGAAACCTTCTATTGCTTACCTGCAAGAAGCAGTGGTTGTAGGTTACGGTGTTCAAGAAAAGCGTAATCTTACAGGTGCTATTGGTACCTATAAACCTCTGGAAGAGGTTGGTAAAGTGCCAATGACAATCGATAATGCACTTATTGGTAAAATCGCCGGTGTTCAGGTTGCTCCATCGTCAGGTATACCCGGAAGCGCTTCTGCAATTATTATTCGCGGTGTAAGTACGTTGAATAAAAATGGCAATACTCCATTGGTAGTTGTTGATGGAGTTCCGGTTTACAGCATCGACCGTAATAATAATACCACCGATTTTAGTGGCGCAAAAGCTCCTCAATTTACGTTTGGAGGCACGGGTGTAAATGAAAATTATAAAAATGGTGCAGAAAGCTCTTTTGAGAATAATCCTTTGGCAAGTATTAACCCGGACGATATTGAATCCATTGAGGTATTGAAAGATGCTTATGCAACGGCCATTTATGGTTCTCGTGGCGCGGCAGGTGTAATTTTAATTACTACTAAAAAAGGTAAGAGCGGTAAAATGAAAGTTGATTTCTCTTTATCATCTTCAGTTAGTGATCCTGTAAAAACACCTTCAATGATGGATGGTGATCAATACGCCGAGTTTTATACCAGTTATTTAAAGGCTAAGAATCCGGCTTCGACAGTTGTTTTTCCGAAAGGAATAAGTACCAACTGGCTGGATCAAGTTACCCGTATAGCATTAGGAACTAACGCTGCCCTGGCAATATCAGGTGGTTCTGATAATATGATCTACTCTATTAGCGGTGGTTTTGACAACCAACAAAGTTATATCGTTAATAATGATTTTAGCCGATATCAAGGTCGCGTGAATTTGGAGGGTAATCTTTCAAAAAGCATAAAGATCGGTACCAATATAGGGATGTCTTATGTTGATAATAATGCATTAAACACACAACGTATTTATCGTAATGCTGTATTGCGGGCTCCAAATACACCAATTATGGATGGACAAGGTAAATATGTATGGCGTTACGGCAGTAACCCTCAAGGTGTTAATGAGGATACTAATCCTGTGGCCTGGGCCAATACAGGCAAAAATAGTCGTATCGATACACGTGTGCTTGGAAATATTTATGCGGATATCAAATTTGCATCTTGGGTTACCTGGCATACCGATTTTGGTGTAGACTGGATCGATGGAAAGGCTTATTCTCGTGAAGCTGATAAAATTAGCACTCGTGAAGGAATGGCGGTTTCGACGACAAATAATAATCGTCGCTGGGTAATTAGTAATGAGTTACGCATTAATAAAGTGCTTAACTACAAACATGCATTTAATGCTACACTTGGACAATCATTCGAATCATCTGTTGAAGGTATAAATAGTGTAGTAGGAGAAGGTTTTCAGAGTGATGATATTTTAAGTATAAATGCCGCGACAACCAAAAAAGTAACCAATTCATTAGATCAAAAATGGGCATTGGTATCGTATTTCGGTCGTTTGAATTATCAATTCAATAATCGTTACCTGGCGGGAGTAACTTATCGTTTGGATGGCTCCTCTAAATTTGGAAAGAATCATCGTTATGTAGGTTTCCCCTCTTTCTCTTTAGGATGGATACCTAGTGAAGAAACTTTCATGAAAGATGTTAACTGGATTGATCAACTTAAGTTCCGTGGTAGTTTAGGATTTACCGGAAATGATGGCGGAACAGGATATTACGGTAACCAGGGAACTTATAAACCTAGTTCATATAGTGCAACTTACGGAACCTTAAGCCCACTGGAAGTAACCTCTCCGAATAACCCGAATCTGGAATGGGAAACTACTACTATGATTGACGTAGGTATGGATCTGACCTTGCTTCGTTCACGAGTTACTTTAGGTGTTGATTATTATAAAAAGGATACTCGTAACTCTATTGTTAGTTCACCTTTGCCAAGCTTTATGGGCTTCAGCAATCAACAACAAAATCTGGCTGATCTTACCAATAAAGGTTGGGAGTTGACAGTAAATTCTCAAAACATTCAAGGCAAGAAATTCGGATGGTTTACCACATTCAATATTTCAAGAAACAGCAATACCATTAATAAACTGCATGCTATTGATCCGGAGCAAAATGCTCGAGATATAGAACTTAACGGTGGTCGTTACTGGATGCCAGGCGCCTCAGCTACTTCGTTCTATATGTATGAATGGGGTGGTGTAAACAGCGAAACAGGTAATCCGGCTTGGATCGATAAGGATGGGAACAAAGGTGATAAACCAATACCAGTTGCTTATACAACCAATCCTAATAGCCAACGCAAGGTATTAGGAGACGCTTTGCCAAAATTCTTTGGCGGATTGGGTAATACATTCATCTACAAAGGATTTGAGTTAAATGCATTTCTGTCTTTCTCTTATGGAAATAAACTATTCAACGGTGCAAAAGCTTCCATGATGAATTACACAGAAGGAACAATGACAGGAATAAATGCTGTTAATCTTTCAACAGACATGTTAGCTTATTGGAAAAATGCAGGAGATCAAACTGAAATCCCATCATTGGTAAATCCTTCAAATAATGTAGGTGGTTTTGGTAGTTCAACTGATTATACACAAGGACGTTACACTTCACGATTCCTGGAGGATGCTTCTTATATAAAATTACGCAGCTTAACACTTGCTTATACACTTAAGAAAAAGTGGGCTTCAAATCTGTATCGTGTTAAAGTATTTGTTGAAGGAAATAATTTATTCACCATTACTAAATACACCGGATTAGATCCGGAAGTAAGTGCATTCGGATCATCAGCGCTTAATACAGGTTACGATGAGTTAACCTTGCCTCCAATGCGCACTTTCAGATTAGGATTACAAGTTGGGCTTTAA
- a CDS encoding RNA polymerase sigma-70 factor → MNKYSDIELFELVKQGNKNAFGELYERHWERLFVLACQKLPSKDDAIDLLQDLFFLLWEKREEIVISESVSSYLNVMFKHRVFNFYKHTQVKQKHKDHVKATHNDSDQSTLNQLNFNELNKSLAIEINAMPEKMREIFMLSREDGLPVSEIASRLSISEQTVKNQVSNAIKRLRAKFGGNYSAE, encoded by the coding sequence GTGAATAAGTATTCAGATATAGAACTCTTTGAACTAGTGAAGCAAGGTAACAAAAATGCTTTTGGGGAGTTATATGAGCGACATTGGGAACGATTATTTGTTCTTGCCTGTCAAAAACTTCCCTCAAAAGATGATGCTATCGATTTGCTTCAAGACCTGTTTTTCCTGCTTTGGGAGAAGCGGGAAGAGATTGTTATTTCTGAATCTGTCTCGTCTTATTTAAATGTAATGTTTAAGCACAGGGTGTTTAATTTTTACAAGCATACGCAAGTAAAACAAAAGCACAAAGATCATGTAAAGGCTACTCATAATGATTCAGATCAATCTACCTTGAACCAATTGAACTTTAATGAGCTGAACAAATCCTTGGCAATAGAAATAAATGCCATGCCTGAAAAAATGCGTGAGATATTTATGTTAAGTCGTGAAGACGGGTTGCCTGTGAGTGAAATTGCCAGCCGTTTATCTATTTCAGAGCAAACCGTGAAAAACCAGGTTAGTAATGCGATTAAGCGTTTGCGCGCAAAGTTTGGCGGTAATTATTCGGCTGAATAA
- a CDS encoding thioredoxin family protein translates to MNKFLLSAAIGCSISLGAFAQTREINFKHDAPFKEVLAEAKKQHKLIFFDAYTSWCGPCKVMANTVFKTDSVADFFNQTFVNLKVDMEKGEGPALQQRFGVSAYPTLLFIDGDGNLVHKMVGSAPVKEFMAEARKALDPEKTVFGLAKKFNAGDHSDATCIAYMTALEAAYENDKMGVVAKVYFDKLPEATLIESKNWDMAKRFLMDPSSKAFAYLFNHSKELGTAYGTGEVDMYYNQVFGTTIYALKRAYGKKENVDVFKDRIAAIEKLLPNESFKASTRLLLNLHLTQFAGTKQWDNYCALIDKIIQEETPETRKSNPSTLLWAGMEMVKEAPASYCTKVLAWAAHYEQQENDLYTQIMISDLHKMVSKKQGKKEEAQVFAAKSESLRKQAAQKGSMTPQLMKD, encoded by the coding sequence ATGAACAAGTTTCTTTTGTCAGCAGCCATTGGCTGTTCGATATCTCTGGGTGCATTTGCACAAACCCGTGAGATTAATTTTAAACATGATGCTCCTTTTAAAGAGGTTCTTGCTGAGGCCAAAAAACAGCATAAGCTTATCTTTTTTGATGCTTACACGTCATGGTGTGGTCCATGTAAGGTAATGGCAAATACAGTTTTTAAAACTGATAGTGTGGCCGATTTCTTTAACCAAACTTTTGTGAACCTTAAAGTAGATATGGAAAAAGGAGAAGGGCCGGCATTACAACAACGATTTGGAGTAAGTGCTTACCCAACTTTATTATTTATTGATGGTGATGGAAATCTGGTGCATAAAATGGTTGGTTCAGCTCCGGTGAAAGAATTTATGGCTGAGGCTCGCAAGGCCTTAGATCCGGAGAAAACAGTTTTTGGTCTGGCAAAGAAATTTAATGCAGGCGATCATTCGGATGCTACTTGCATTGCTTATATGACAGCCCTTGAAGCTGCATATGAAAACGATAAAATGGGAGTGGTGGCCAAAGTGTATTTCGATAAACTCCCAGAAGCAACGCTAATCGAAAGTAAAAACTGGGATATGGCTAAGCGATTTTTAATGGACCCAAGTTCGAAGGCTTTTGCCTATCTCTTCAACCATAGTAAAGAACTAGGTACGGCTTACGGAACAGGGGAAGTAGATATGTATTATAACCAGGTTTTTGGAACTACGATTTACGCACTTAAACGTGCTTATGGCAAGAAAGAAAATGTGGATGTCTTTAAGGATAGAATTGCAGCAATTGAGAAGTTGCTTCCAAATGAGTCGTTCAAAGCATCAACACGCTTATTACTTAACCTGCATCTAACTCAGTTTGCAGGGACTAAACAATGGGATAATTACTGTGCACTGATCGATAAAATTATTCAGGAAGAAACTCCGGAGACCAGAAAATCAAATCCTTCGACATTATTATGGGCCGGAATGGAAATGGTTAAAGAAGCACCTGCAAGTTATTGTACTAAAGTGTTGGCATGGGCTGCTCATTATGAACAACAGGAAAATGACTTGTACACTCAAATCATGATCAGTGATTTACATAAAATGGTAAGCAAAAAACAAGGGAAGAAGGAGGAAGCACAGGTTTTTGCAGCCAAATCAGAAAGCCTTAGAAAGCAAGCCGCTCAAAAAGGAAGCATGACGCCTCAACTAATGAAAGATTAA